Genomic segment of Mercurialis annua linkage group LG6, ddMerAnnu1.2, whole genome shotgun sequence:
AAAGAAGGGTAAGACTGGAGGAGGGAAGACCCAACCAGCAAAGAGAGTCAGAAAGAAAGCTCAAGCGCCGAAGAAAGCCAAGACTAAGAAATGATACATACAAGTTTTTCCCCTTTTCATCGATATTTTTTTCACTCATTATTTCACATATCTGCTAATCGTGATTGGCAAATAACCTTATACTGATGCATCAGATTACTGTAAAATATAGAAAGTTGCACTTGAATCGAAGTCTGTTTTTGCTTCATGCACCAGTAAAATTTCAAGTTCATTGTTGTAGTAGATTTCCTTTTGTTTCTGGATATTAGTATATTACTTTTTAAGTGGAACTGACCTGCTATTTCGGAACTATCTGAAGTTTCCTATGTTCAAACTGAACTACAATCAACCCTATTAGAAATATGTGAAAAGTGAGATACAATGGCTACTGAAACATGACATGTAATGCGCTGGGATATTGTTTTTCGCCATTTATATTGCAAGGTATGTCGACTTAAACTTGTTAGATTCATTCTATTAAGGATCTGATCTGCAGAGTGCTTCATGCTAACAATTCTGTTATGACGATAATTATGTAAGCAGGAGTAGATTCAGGATGAGTAGAATCGACATTGGAATCGGTAGGAGGATGTTCGATGAAGAAGCCATCTTTACAGCCTGCCGGTTACTGGGCTTGTGGACTACTTCCGCAGGGTATGTACCATCAGATATCCCAATCCTGAACCAAATAGAGAGCAAAGGAAAGGCATTTGTAAGTTCTTAATGTTTCCTCCCATCAAGATCTATCAATTTACCCTTGAACTTGCACATAATAGACATTTaacaccaatttttttttatcaattagtccCTTGAAAATATCAATTTATCAATTTGATCTAATTGTATCATTTCTGAAAACAACCTTACGAGAATAATTGACTTAAAATTTGAGTTAATTGATCAAAAATTAACAAGTTGATGAGACTAATTGATAACAGATGctcaatttgatattaattgcTCGTTATATGAAAGTTTAGGGGGAAAATCGATATTTAAGTTATCAAGACAAAATGCAAAGAGTTATCTTGATACAGAAGAATGAAAGCATACCCCATAGAATTAGGGCAGAAAATGATAGCATAATCATGGGCGTTGCATGTGAAAGTGCTAGTGCCATCATCAAATGCATAGCTGTAAGCCCTTGGGCAAGCTGTCTTGAAAATTGTTGAATAGAAGGATGGACGGCAAGTCGTCGGATTGGCGAACTCTCCGCTGCAACAGTATTGTTGCAGTCCGAATGCTTCGCATGCACTCTTACATGCAACCACTCCTCCTCCTCCCTCACCGTCTCCACCTACCACTTGGAGTTCCTTGGGGCAACCTGTTTAAGTTTCATAGTCAAAAGACATTAGTTCAGGATATTTATTTTGACTAGATAATGCCTATATTGGTGTgtgaaaactgaaccaaattgcCTAATCATATATTCAATTCGGTTcgttttgatattataaaagcTCAGTTTTTGCTTTGATTTGGTTTTGAGTACAATctttttaattaagttttaatgCAAACTAGACTGAAATAACTGAATTGAACCGAAAAGGTGACTGCATCCTAATTCGGTCTAGTTTGACTTTTTTTgtatttcttaaatttttagttaGGTTCCACTTAATAAAAAGAAACATTTTGGCTTGATTTGGTTTCAATGGAATGCACGCCCCTACTGGTAACAGTGCGCAAAAACACAAACTAAACAAATAAATTCAATTCGGATTTTTGATACTattaaaacatttgatttttagttCCTGTAccgaattaaaaaaagttaataaatcAATTGGCTAAGTTCGGTTTGAGATTCTTTAAGTCTTTGTAAATTCGGTTTGATACgattaaaaaatccaaatttaatTCGATTTGGTTTGGTACGAACCAAACGGACAACTAATGGATATAATTTAAGTATCTCACCCGTGTTTATATCTGAAATGCATCCTGTGGCATTACAAGCACCATCAACTCCACGAGGTGCAGCAACTAGAGGCAAATTATAACCATCTACAATGCTCACATCATAAAAATCCTTCTTATCGCCAGAACCAAGTGTTATCTCAAACAGAGACGCCGGCGGTGTGGCTCCCATTCCGTTACATTCCAGTTTCCCCCCACAATCCCCAGTTTGGCAAGAGCCAGTTCCAGACTCATCGAATATGCAACCTGTTCTCGCCCATATCCGCCCTGACCATCCTGGAAGAGTCGGAATCTGCAAGCTCTGGCCGGGGTCTAATAGAAATCCAGTTGTCGCAAGTTGTGGGGAAGCTGAACCGGCTAGTGTACCAGGCCATATTGTATGGGGACAGTTGTTTGTTATGGTAAATGTGCACGAGTAGCAGCACGAAACTAGAGCGGAAATGAAAATTAAACGGAATGCACCGAACATTTTGTTCGAAGTTTCGTAGATAGGTAGATGGAGATGGTGTTTTCATTGCAAGGGCTAGTTGGTAGATATTGTAGGATGGAGAATCTAGGAGAGGCAGGATGTTGTGCCATTGACAAATCCTAAACTGAATGGTTACGTTGCTTTGCTGAATCTCTTAGCCGCAAATTCACCTCATCAAAAAGAAATTCCTTTCTTTTAAGGCCAAACAAACATTTAATTGTATCCCCACTTCTCATTAAGAAATGAACCTTTTCCGAAGAATGCGAGGTTTTTTTTTATACCAAAAGAATTTTAACTGAAAAATGCATATTTGCCTtgaaaataagtaatttaatgGCTCCTCTTATTCTGAAAAAACTGCAAATCGAATATATTTGGAGTTTTTGGATCATTTTCCGAtaaaacttttataatttaaattttaataaaaatttaattaaaaaacaattaagttAGAATATGGtaacataataattttaattttaaatctatattataaaagcacggatggagggAGGAGGAGGCAGGCACATTTACCGGATatccctttttaatttatagctAATTGATTACTTAAttgaaggttttatagtcatttaaAATAGAATACTAATTAGTGTGGAGTCAAATAAAATAGTTAGTcatttaaaattagaataataattaatgtgGAGTCAACTAAAATATTAACGTACTGTGATTAATTTTCCACTTTCCTTAAAAGGCTATAAGTGTTTgttatatagttttttttagtaGCTAATTGCCGAAATTTTACATTTTGTTATTTGATAGTGAGTAAATATGTTTTCTGCTTTTCTTAAAAGATAGTTTTATTTGATAGATCTTGAATTTCTAAATAAATCTTTACAAtttctttatttaaataattataaaaatgaatatttattcaataataaaatgtaAAGTAGAATTATTGTTTGATTTGAATAGGTAACACAATAGAAGTTTCATTTGACGTTTAATACCTATATGAAAAGACAAAGTGGAGTTTAATTTGCagtttattataatttacagtttaatttgaagtcaattaaaatttagtttgaaGTTAACTAGGAGTGTAATATTTAGTTTAGTACCTATGACAAAACTCCACAGCTTTTGTGTAGAATCATGCACAGAAGTATAAGTAGGACTAAATTTGATTAAGGATTTACAACATGTATGATCAATTTTCCTAATTATCCttttaaagttattattaattaaCAATATAATTTAAGTTTTATTGTTATTACTAAGTAaggaataaaatgaaaatatactCATTTCATTATCAAAGATAGAATTctatttaaataagaaattgaaTTCTATTCGGAAATAAttgataatataatttaaaattttatagttattactaaataaaattaaaattaaaatatactcatttt
This window contains:
- the LOC126688180 gene encoding pathogenesis-related thaumatin-like protein 3.5, which translates into the protein MFGAFRLIFISALVSCCYSCTFTITNNCPHTIWPGTLAGSASPQLATTGFLLDPGQSLQIPTLPGWSGRIWARTGCIFDESGTGSCQTGDCGGKLECNGMGATPPASLFEITLGSGDKKDFYDVSIVDGYNLPLVAAPRGVDGACNATGCISDINTGCPKELQVVGGDGEGGGGVVACKSACEAFGLQQYCCSGEFANPTTCRPSFYSTIFKTACPRAYSYAFDDGTSTFTCNAHDYAIIFCPNSMGIGISDGTYPAEVVHKPSNRQAVKMASSSNILLPIPMSILLILNLLLLT